The Chamaesiphon minutus PCC 6605 DNA window TGGGACGATTGCCAAAAATCTAACCGTCCACAATGAGGTTTCGACAATGTGTTCTAATTTCTCTTTCGGAGTCATGGTTTAATTTTGAGATGATAAGTAGTCTACCGACCACGATTGGGAATAAATGAGCAACTTCTGGGCGACTGCTCCCGCATCAGCGTAACAGTTAGCACTAAATCTCGCGCTCTACCAGATGGGGTAACTATCTGTTTCCAGCTTAGTTAGCTACTCTAGAGATATCTCGATCGTCGATCGACTAACTTTCATCAGTTGTCCACTTATTATCCTGTTTTGTCACATTAAAAAGGCTAGCACTGCCCACCCGACAGAGCCACAGAGCTAGAATCTAAAGTCTAACGCCTAATGCCTAATCATGAAACCTTACCGCCAAGTCCCCATTCAAGAATGTCACGAACCATTAGTCGCAATTCCTTTAGAATTATTTGCGATCGAAACACCGCATCCATATCTAAAATGTGGGGCAGATTATCAGGGTCGATCGCCTTATTATCTCCGACAAGGGGTACTCGATCGAGTTATTCAAGCCCAAATCGGATTGCAGCAAATACATCCCGGTTGGCAAATCCAAATTTTTGATGCTTATCGTCCGGTGGAGGTACAGCAGTATATGGTGGATTATACTTTCAATCAAACAGTGGCGCAGCGAAAGTTAGATTTAGCAGAACTTTCTAATGTGCAGATCGATCGCATTTGGCAGGATGTATATACAATTTGGGCGATTCCTAGCTTCGATCTCAAGACACCCCCACCACACAGCACCGGAGCGGCGATCGATATTACCCTCGTCGATGAGCGTGGTAATCTAGTAGATATGGGTTCCCCAATCGATGAAATGTCCGATCGATCGCGTCCCGAATATTTTGCTAACTGTCAAGATCCAGTCGATCGACAATATCACCATCACCGCCAACTCTTATGTCAAATTATGACTGATGTGGGATTTGCGCGTCATCCAGACGAATGGTGGCATTTTTCGATCGGCGATCAGCTTTGGGCGTGGTTGCGCGATCGCGATCGCTCTGAGTCAAAGACCTTAGCTTACTATGGTAGGGCATGATAGACGTTCGATCTAACCGCAATTGGTGCTGGCGGTGAATCGATCGTCGCGATCCCCGATACCCCATTCCAGCTTATGATGGGATAAGCTAGAGATTATTCAGTGAATAGTCGTAGACTAAGTAACAAATAACAAACCACAAATTCCATGAGTGTTTTTGTCTTATTATTTAATGCGCGAACTGATAACGAGGGGATCTATTCAACTCAGGTTGGCGAGCGTAATGTCATTTTAATGTTCGAGCAAGAGGATGATGCCGTGCGTTATGCCGATCAGTTGGAAGCGGAAGATTTCCCTAAGCCGACAGTCGAAGGCATCGATCCTGAAGAAATTGAAGAATTTTGTCAAGATTCCGACTATGACTGCATCCTGGTAACTGCGGAAATGTTGGTAACGCCACCTTCTCAGCATATTGAAGAGACAGATTGGCAACCAGAAGGGCGCAAGCAATCTCAACCAGAAGATGACGAAATCGATCTCGATGCCATGCGCCAGCGTCTAGAGCGACTACTGTAGCAGGTTCGAGACTACATTAGAGATAGATTCGGCTAGACAAGAATTATTGCCATGCTCCTCACTATTTCTACTACTCATCAACCTGCTACAGATTTGGGATATTTGTTATTCAAACATCCCGATAAATGTCAGGAATTTAATCTCTCCTTTGGTACCGCGCGAGTCTTTTATCCCGAAGCTAGCGATACTAAATGTACTGCGGCGTTGGTATTGGACATCAATCCGGTAGATCTCGCCAGAGGTAAGGCTGGAGCCAAAAGGCAGACATTAGAAGCATATGTCAGCGATCGACCCTATGCCGCATCATCTTTCTTAAGTGTGGCAATTTCTCAAGTGTTTCGCACGGCGATGACGGGTAGGTGCGAACAAAAGCAGGCTGTCGCCGATACGCCGATTCCCCTGGTTGTCAAGATTCCCGTGCTACCCAGTCGGGGGCGAGAAGGCTTTTTACGGGGCTTATTCGAGCCGTT harbors:
- a CDS encoding M15 family metallopeptidase, with the translated sequence MKPYRQVPIQECHEPLVAIPLELFAIETPHPYLKCGADYQGRSPYYLRQGVLDRVIQAQIGLQQIHPGWQIQIFDAYRPVEVQQYMVDYTFNQTVAQRKLDLAELSNVQIDRIWQDVYTIWAIPSFDLKTPPPHSTGAAIDITLVDERGNLVDMGSPIDEMSDRSRPEYFANCQDPVDRQYHHHRQLLCQIMTDVGFARHPDEWWHFSIGDQLWAWLRDRDRSESKTLAYYGRA
- a CDS encoding DUF3110 domain-containing protein, translated to MSVFVLLFNARTDNEGIYSTQVGERNVILMFEQEDDAVRYADQLEAEDFPKPTVEGIDPEEIEEFCQDSDYDCILVTAEMLVTPPSQHIEETDWQPEGRKQSQPEDDEIDLDAMRQRLERLL